CCTCTTCCCTCTTCCCTCTTCCCTAACCCCTAGCCCCTAACCCCTAACCCCTAACCCCTAGCCCCTAACCCCTAGCCCCTGCTTTTGACTTTTGACTTTCCTGGCTTGCCCGAAAATACCGTTGGGGGGTAAGCTCAAGCAACGGGAAAACAGCAGACAGGATTGATAACGTGGCAATAAATGAGGAATCGATCGAAGTTGGTGGGCTGAAATGGTTCTACCGGGAAGCGAAACCCTTGGGCAGAAGTGACAGACTGCCGGTGCTGTTGCTTCACGGTTTGCCTTCCCAGAGTTACAGTTGGACTGAAGTGATGCCAGCTTTGGCGGAAAAAGGGTATCCTGCGATTGCGCCCGACTGGATTGGTTATGGCTTCTCATCAAAACCCGATCGCCGCGATTTTGCCTACACGCCGGATGCCTTCGTTGACAGTCTAACAGCATTTATCCAAACCCTAGAAATCGATCGCCTTTCCCTAGTTGTACAGGGATTTTTGGGGTCATGCGGCATTCAATACGCCTTGCGCCACCCAGACAAAATCGAATGCTTGGCCATTTTGGGCGCACCTGTCTCAACTGCTGCGAAACTACCTTGGAAAATTCAACAACTGGGATTGCCATTTGTCGGCGATATGCTGACGCAAGACCCCCTCTTAGTTGACCGCACTCTAGAAGGCGGTAGTCGTTACGGAATATCAGATAAAGATTTGGATGTGTATCGGCGTCCCTTCCTCAAGAGTTCCGATGCGGGACGAAGTTTGATGTGGACGGTGCGGAATCTCCAGTTACAGGAGTCGATGGCGGAAATTGAAACCGGTTTGCGGAAGTGGACGCAACGAACTCAATTTGTGTGGGGGATGAAAGACCCTTGGTTATCCTTTAGCCAGATGGAACCTTTAGCCACGGCGATGCAGAATGGGGAAGTCTGCAAACTGGAAGAAGCAGGGCATTATCCGCAAGAACATTGCTCTGGTGCAGTCAGCGAAGCTCTATTAGGGTTTCTTCGCCGCTAATATTTTTAAGGATAGTTTTTTGTTCCACTGTTCATTCCCGTAATCATGGTTATGACACGTTATCGGTCTTTTCTAGCCTTGGTGCTGGCATTTTTGACAGCATTTTTGGTAAGCTGCGGCTCTCCTGCTGCCAAAACGCCTCCTACTTACACGGCAGATCAAACAGCGCTGATTCAGGATTATGTTTCCAGAATCGAGACTTCCCGCGAGCGCTTGCCGGAATTAGCGAAGCTGATCCAAGATGAAAATTGGGTTTTTGTCAAGAATTTTATTCGCGGGCCTTTGGGTGAATTGCGATCGCGCATCAGCGTGATTCAGCGCAACTTGCTTCCAAATGCCAAAGCAAAGGCGACTGAATTAGCCAAAGAGGTGGCAGAAAACTTAATTGCGATCGATGAAGCTGCACAAAAGCGCGATTACAAAGCGGCTATCAGCAGTTACGGCGCACTGCAAAGAAACATAGACGCTTTCTTGTCTTTGGCTCCCGGAGCATAGTCTATTTTAGATTTTGGATTTTAGATTTTAGATTGGTACACAAGCTAAAATCTAGAATCTTTTCTCAAATGAGTCATGTTGCAATTATAGGGTGCGGTGTTGTTGGGGCGGCGATCGCCTACGAACTCAGTCAAGTTCCCGGACTGAACATTACAGTTCTGGACAAACAATCACCCCCCTCTTTCTCCGCTATCAGGGGAGAAGTCAGAGAAATCAACCATTCCTACCAAGGTTCTACAAGTGCTGCCTTGGGTGTTTTGATGGGTGCTATCAGTCAAAAAGTCAAGGGTAAGGCGTGGCAGATGCGCCAGACTAGCATCCAGCGCTACGAAACTTTGATTCCGGAATTAGAAGCTGCGATCGGGCGTAAAATTCCTTTTAACAGGCAGGGAATTCTCATGCTTTGTCTGGAAGGGGAAAATTTACCTAGTTGGGAAGAGTTGGTAAAAGTTCGCGCTGACCAAGGTTGGCATTTAGAAATTTGGGATACTGCCCAATTACAGGTTAAATGTCCGCAACTGAGTTTGGCAAAGATTAGCGCGGCTGTCTATTCTCCCCAAGATAGACAAGTCGATCCCACCGCTCTTACGGTAGCTTTAGTGGAAGCAGCCGATCGCAACGGTGTGAGTTTCCAGTTTGGGGTCAGCGTTTTGGGGATGGAAACAACAGTGTCAGATGGAGAGAATTTCTCTGCCTGCAAACAGATTGACACCACAAATGGCACGATAGAAGTTGATTGGTTGGTGATAGCGGCGGGGTTGGGTTCGACACCGCTCACCGCATCTCTGGCACAGTCGATCGAGATCGGACCGGTATTGGGACAAGCATTACATTTACGATTAGAGCATCCTTTGGGAAACCCAGATTTTCAGCCGGTCATTACTGGTAATGATGTGCATATCGTGCCGGTGGGAGGCGGGGATTACTGGGTAGGCGCTACCGTTGAGTTTCCCGTTGATGGGTATGAGGTAGTAGCAGATGCAAGTCAACTGGACGCGGTGATGGATGGTGCGATCGCATTTTGTCCGGAATTAGCACAAGCTACAATTATGAAAACTTGGTCGGGTTTGCGTCCGCGCCCGTCAGGTCGCCCAGCCCCAATTATCGGCAATTTGCCAGGGTTTAGCAACATTCTCTTAGCAACAGGTCACTATCGCAACGGTGTTTTGTTAGCACCTGCGACTGCACAAGCAATTCGCGAGGCAATTCTAGGAAAAAATACTGTATTTTAAGCAACAATTAGGCTGAATCTTACCCAATTAGTAACAATTCTGTCCGAGCGGGTAGGGTCAGTCTATCAATGAGCAGATGACTTTCCTCAAGGCAATAATTATCATGAGTAATTATTGCCTTAAAGAGGTGTTCATTATGCAACCAGTTAGTTTGTTGATAGGAATGGAAAACTTAGTTAGTTTGATCGCTAGCAAAAAGCCATATTCGGACGTTCAAGAACCATCTTTTAAAACTTTACCATTGCCTTGGACGATCGCGCAATTGCTGGATGAAGAAGAATCGCACATTTTCTCATAAATGTCGTCGATCTGGGAAATAAAATGAGACGAATAAAAGAGGCGATCGCTTGCAATATGTAATATGCGATCGCTTGTTTTTTAATGAGTGCGATATGCCTACGGCACGCTGCGCGATCGGATCACCTTTAATGATATGCTAATGAGGTAAGATCGGGATGCTAATACTAAATGCCGATTCCATCAGAAATTCAAGATCTAATCGATAGATTAAACCAAGAACTAGCCGAGACTGAAACTGATGCCACGCAGGGACTAAATTTAGTCAGACCTATATTGTCTCAGTTCCCAGATAATGCTAGAATGATTCATGCAATGAAACAACTACCGGATGATGAGACTCTAGATAAACTGCTTGAATTAGCAAAAGATTTTGAAAATAAAGCTAAAGCTGTTTATGATTTAGCAACAGAAATAGATGAAAAGTTGCGACTAAGACAAGAAGCAAGAAGACAAGCTGCGATCGAGGAATTACGAAAAGCTAAATCGAAAGTGTAAGGGCTTTGTCAACGTTACTAGGTCGCCAGTCCACAAAAGTAAATTGACAAAAACAACGAAATATGTATTATGTAGGGGCGTTCGCGTAGCGGCGCGGATGCGCTTAGCATTCGGGCGACAATCGATCGCGATCTACAACAATTTTTCTGTCCGAATGCTTCGCCCCTACACAGTAAATATTTCGTTATATAAGGATGAGCTTCTTTGAAGTTTGAGGGAATTACAATGAAGCAATTACCGGATGATGAAACACTGGATAAACTGCTGGAACTTGCGAAAAATGCCGAACAAAAAGCTAAAGCTTTGTACGATATGGCAACAGAAATAGATGAAAAATTGCGACTAAGACAAGAAGCAAGAAGACAAGCTGCGATCGAGGAATTACGAAAAGCTAAATCGAAAGTGTAAGGGACGATATTGTTTTTTGTGGAATGCGCGATCGCATCGCCTTTAATGATATGCTAATGAGGTGAAATCAGGATGCAAATCAATGCCTATTCCGTCAGAGTTACAAGCTCTTATTGAGCGCATAAACCAAGAAATTGCTCGGATTGAGCAAGAAACGACAGAGGGACTAAACTTAGTTAGAGGAAGATAGTCGCTTTTTCCAAATAATGCTATATTAAATCAATATTTTGCTTATTTCAGCACAGCTTTGTTTTTCGTAGAAACGTCCAGAAGGCAGATAGAAGCTACTATTGAAACAATCTCGCCTCTGGAAGTACCAAACGCTGTAATTCAAGAAGCAGCAGAAGATTTGGGAAATCTATTGGGGCGGGTGCTAGAAGTAAAAATAAAAGTTGAACGGCTGATTACTAGATTGGAGTAATGACTATGACTGTGAAACAGCTACCAGATGAAAAAACTATGCTGGAAATCTTGGAATTGGTCAAAGATTTTGAACAGTCAGCTAGAGAAATGTGTGAAATGTCAACTGCGATCGCGCATAAATATCAAAAGCGGATGCAGGAAATCAGAGAAGCCGAAAAAGAGGAAAGCGATCGAGTGGATATATAGAGAAAGGATGTGCTTTTTTGAAGCTTGAGGGAATTACAATGAAACAATTACCGGATGATGAAACACTGGATAGATTATTGGAACTTGCCAAAGACGCTGAAAATAAAGCTAAAGCTGTT
The nucleotide sequence above comes from Aerosakkonema funiforme FACHB-1375. Encoded proteins:
- a CDS encoding alpha/beta fold hydrolase, which gives rise to MAINEESIEVGGLKWFYREAKPLGRSDRLPVLLLHGLPSQSYSWTEVMPALAEKGYPAIAPDWIGYGFSSKPDRRDFAYTPDAFVDSLTAFIQTLEIDRLSLVVQGFLGSCGIQYALRHPDKIECLAILGAPVSTAAKLPWKIQQLGLPFVGDMLTQDPLLVDRTLEGGSRYGISDKDLDVYRRPFLKSSDAGRSLMWTVRNLQLQESMAEIETGLRKWTQRTQFVWGMKDPWLSFSQMEPLATAMQNGEVCKLEEAGHYPQEHCSGAVSEALLGFLRR
- the psbQ gene encoding photosystem II protein PsbQ, which produces MTRYRSFLALVLAFLTAFLVSCGSPAAKTPPTYTADQTALIQDYVSRIETSRERLPELAKLIQDENWVFVKNFIRGPLGELRSRISVIQRNLLPNAKAKATELAKEVAENLIAIDEAAQKRDYKAAISSYGALQRNIDAFLSLAPGA
- a CDS encoding NAD(P)/FAD-dependent oxidoreductase yields the protein MSHVAIIGCGVVGAAIAYELSQVPGLNITVLDKQSPPSFSAIRGEVREINHSYQGSTSAALGVLMGAISQKVKGKAWQMRQTSIQRYETLIPELEAAIGRKIPFNRQGILMLCLEGENLPSWEELVKVRADQGWHLEIWDTAQLQVKCPQLSLAKISAAVYSPQDRQVDPTALTVALVEAADRNGVSFQFGVSVLGMETTVSDGENFSACKQIDTTNGTIEVDWLVIAAGLGSTPLTASLAQSIEIGPVLGQALHLRLEHPLGNPDFQPVITGNDVHIVPVGGGDYWVGATVEFPVDGYEVVADASQLDAVMDGAIAFCPELAQATIMKTWSGLRPRPSGRPAPIIGNLPGFSNILLATGHYRNGVLLAPATAQAIREAILGKNTVF